In Sulfitobacter sp. W027, a single window of DNA contains:
- a CDS encoding ATP12 family chaperone protein, protein MTDWKAKRFWKDAAVVEVDGGFTVELDGRRVKTPAKRPLTLPTRTMAEAVAAEWQAQDKQIDPRTMPVTKTANAAIDKVAVQKDEVVDMLAAYGDSDLLCYRADSPEELVARQAAEWDPMLAWAATTLGVSLRTRQGIMHQPQSPEALAELHRRTAALDAFQLAAFHDLVSLTGSLILGFAALEQAFDPDEIWALSRLDENWQAEQWGRDEVAEEEAEIKRQAFLDACAMIVLSKAA, encoded by the coding sequence ATGACTGACTGGAAAGCGAAGCGTTTTTGGAAAGATGCTGCCGTGGTCGAGGTTGATGGCGGTTTTACCGTCGAACTGGATGGCCGCCGCGTGAAAACGCCAGCCAAGCGCCCGTTGACCCTGCCGACACGCACCATGGCCGAGGCTGTGGCCGCCGAATGGCAGGCGCAGGACAAGCAGATTGATCCGCGCACCATGCCAGTGACCAAGACTGCAAATGCGGCGATTGATAAGGTCGCGGTGCAAAAGGATGAGGTCGTTGATATGCTGGCCGCCTATGGCGACAGTGATCTGCTGTGTTATCGCGCCGACAGCCCCGAAGAATTGGTGGCGCGACAGGCCGCTGAGTGGGATCCGATGTTGGCTTGGGCCGCCACAACCCTCGGCGTCAGCTTGAGGACCCGGCAAGGCATCATGCACCAGCCCCAATCCCCCGAAGCCTTGGCAGAACTGCACCGCAGGACGGCTGCACTAGATGCCTTTCAACTGGCCGCTTTCCACGACCTTGTGAGCCTGACCGGATCGCTTATCTTGGGCTTTGCCGCGCTTGAGCAGGCCTTTGATCCCGACGAAATATGGGCGCTTTCGCGGCTTGATGAGAACTGGCAGGCCGAGCAATGGGGCCGTGATGAAGTGGCCGAGGAAGAGGCCGAAATCAAGCGCCAGGCATTTTTAGATGCATGTGCAATGATTGTACTTTCCAAAGCTGCTTAA
- a CDS encoding amino acid ABC transporter substrate-binding protein, giving the protein MKKTVIFGALTVAGLAAGAAGAATLDDVKARGKLNCGVTTGLAGFAAPNANGEWEGFDVAVCRAVAAAVLGDKNAVEFVPTTGKTRFTALASGEIDFLARNTTWTFSRDTDLKFDFIGVNYYDGQGFMVPKALGVSSAKDLDGATVCIQTGTTTELNLADFFRKNNISYEPVPVETNAEGQQQYLAGACDTYTTDASGLAATRATFETPGDHILLPEIISKEPLGPLVRHGDNDWGDITRWVLNALIAAEELGVTSANIEEMTGNSNNPEIARLLGNEGTLGEMIGLDAEWAKRAIMAEGNYGEIFAKNIGEETPIGLARGLNAQWTDGGLLYAPPFR; this is encoded by the coding sequence ATGAAAAAAACCGTAATTTTTGGCGCGCTGACCGTTGCTGGCCTTGCGGCCGGTGCAGCTGGCGCTGCCACGCTCGACGACGTCAAAGCCCGTGGCAAGCTGAACTGTGGTGTGACCACCGGCCTTGCAGGCTTTGCCGCGCCTAACGCCAACGGCGAATGGGAAGGTTTCGACGTGGCCGTATGCCGCGCCGTTGCCGCAGCCGTTTTGGGCGACAAGAACGCCGTGGAATTCGTTCCGACAACCGGCAAGACCCGTTTCACCGCGCTGGCCTCGGGCGAGATCGATTTCCTCGCACGTAACACCACATGGACCTTCAGCCGTGACACCGACCTGAAATTCGATTTCATCGGCGTGAACTACTACGACGGTCAGGGCTTCATGGTCCCCAAAGCGCTCGGCGTTTCCTCGGCCAAAGATCTCGACGGCGCGACTGTCTGCATCCAAACCGGTACAACAACCGAGCTGAACCTCGCGGACTTCTTCCGCAAGAACAACATCAGCTACGAGCCCGTTCCGGTTGAAACCAACGCCGAAGGCCAGCAGCAGTACCTTGCCGGTGCCTGCGACACCTATACAACAGACGCCTCCGGTCTGGCCGCGACACGCGCGACCTTTGAAACTCCCGGCGACCACATCCTGCTGCCCGAGATCATCTCGAAAGAGCCGCTCGGCCCGCTGGTCCGTCACGGCGACAACGACTGGGGCGACATCACCCGCTGGGTGTTGAACGCGCTGATCGCGGCTGAAGAGCTGGGTGTCACCTCCGCCAACATCGAAGAGATGACCGGCAACAGCAACAACCCCGAGATCGCTCGCCTTCTGGGCAACGAGGGTACGCTGGGTGAGATGATCGGCCTCGACGCTGAATGGGCCAAGCGCGCCATCATGGCCGAAGGCAACTACGGCGAAATCTTTGCCAAGAACATCGGCGAAGAAACACCGATTGGTCTGGCACGCGGGTTGAACGCCCAGTGGACAGACGGTGGCCTGCTCTACGCACCGCCCTTCCGCTAA
- a CDS encoding amino acid ABC transporter permease: MTTFSDPPKASFRPSMLLSDTRYRSITFQVIALVLLVTAIWYLGSNLAANLRAAGLNISFQFLGNPAGYDINQTLIPYTSQSSNLQAAWVGIINTLLVSFLACVTATIFGVIAGVLRLSNNWLVRKLMAGYVEIFRNIPVLIWILIIYTIMTAAMPAPSAFRGDDPASTMMLGSFAFTNRGVYIPGPVWGPGSTIVVATFIASIIGVFAYRRYATKLLYDTGRLLPMLWPSIAILLLPTIIVFFVLGMPIGLDYPALAGFNFKGGIQIGAPLIALWFALSIYTGAFIAENVRAGIQAVSRGQSEAAAALGLRPGRIMNLVVLPQALRVIIPPLISNYLNITKNSSLAILVGYADITATLGGITLNQTGRAIECVVLLMLFYLVISLGISMVMNVYNNATKLKER, encoded by the coding sequence ATGACGACATTCTCCGACCCTCCCAAGGCGTCGTTCCGGCCATCTATGCTGTTGAGCGACACCCGCTATCGGTCGATCACCTTTCAGGTTATCGCACTTGTGCTGCTGGTCACGGCGATCTGGTATCTCGGCTCAAACCTTGCCGCGAACCTGCGTGCTGCGGGGCTGAACATCTCGTTCCAGTTCCTCGGCAATCCAGCGGGCTATGACATTAACCAAACGCTGATCCCCTATACCAGCCAATCGTCGAACCTTCAGGCGGCTTGGGTGGGTATCATCAACACGCTGCTGGTGTCTTTCCTTGCCTGTGTGACCGCCACGATCTTCGGCGTTATCGCCGGGGTGCTGCGCCTGTCAAACAACTGGCTTGTCCGCAAGTTGATGGCTGGCTACGTCGAGATTTTCCGCAACATCCCGGTCCTGATCTGGATTCTGATCATCTATACGATCATGACCGCGGCAATGCCTGCGCCTTCGGCGTTCCGGGGCGATGACCCGGCGTCTACGATGATGCTTGGCTCTTTCGCCTTCACCAACCGCGGTGTCTATATTCCGGGGCCGGTTTGGGGGCCGGGGTCGACGATCGTGGTCGCGACATTCATTGCCTCCATCATTGGTGTTTTCGCCTATCGTCGCTATGCGACGAAGCTGCTTTATGACACCGGGCGTTTGCTGCCGATGCTTTGGCCATCAATTGCGATCCTTTTGCTGCCGACGATCATCGTGTTCTTTGTTTTGGGCATGCCGATTGGGTTGGACTACCCCGCCCTTGCCGGTTTCAACTTCAAAGGCGGTATCCAGATCGGTGCGCCATTGATCGCGCTGTGGTTCGCCCTGTCGATCTACACCGGTGCTTTCATCGCCGAAAACGTCCGTGCGGGCATTCAGGCCGTCAGCCGAGGGCAATCCGAAGCCGCCGCGGCGCTTGGTCTGCGTCCGGGCCGGATCATGAATCTTGTCGTGCTGCCACAGGCGCTGCGCGTGATCATTCCGCCGCTGATCTCCAACTATCTCAACATCACCAAGAACTCGTCGCTGGCGATCCTCGTGGGCTATGCTGACATCACCGCAACGCTGGGCGGGATCACCCTGAACCAGACCGGGCGGGCGATTGAATGTGTCGTGCTCCTGATGCTGTTCTATCTCGTGATCTCACTGGGCATCTCCATGGTCATGAACGTCTACAACAACGCAACGAAGCTGAAGGAGCGTTAA
- a CDS encoding amino acid ABC transporter permease, with product MSDTHAESIAFVRESSLPPSAPPDKVGGPLKWVKDNLFPTWANALLTVVALYFLYLLLSGSLPWLLNGVWSASSLSECREILDGASGACFSVISERWHQLLFGFKYPSDQYWRPTLALVLLFLAIAPVLFIDLPRKLLFFTGVYPFLAFWLIWGGPVWGPIFALLGVVVGYLAYSRLVHKSFAMALAGGVVAAVVVWYIGGFIGEALRPASPLLEAIPSRDLGGFMLNMMLGITCVSLSLPIGIALALGRQSHLPIVKGICVVFIEFVRGVPLITLLFVANVMLAYFFPPGSGVDLFIRVVIMITMFSSAYIAEVIRGGLAALPKGQYEAADSLGLDYAQAMRLIILPQAMKISIPGIVNIAVGLFKDTTLVSVISLFDIIGMIRGPILASTDWNGVYWELFMFASLLFFIVCYGISQYSQWLERRLATDHR from the coding sequence ATGTCAGATACACATGCTGAATCCATCGCCTTCGTGCGCGAATCCTCACTGCCGCCTTCGGCCCCGCCGGACAAGGTTGGCGGCCCGCTGAAATGGGTCAAAGACAACCTTTTCCCGACATGGGCAAACGCCCTGCTGACGGTGGTGGCGCTCTATTTCCTCTATCTGTTGCTGTCGGGGTCTCTGCCTTGGTTGCTCAACGGGGTCTGGTCTGCCAGCAGCCTGTCGGAGTGTCGTGAGATCCTCGATGGGGCCTCTGGTGCCTGTTTCTCGGTCATCAGTGAGCGTTGGCACCAGCTGCTCTTCGGCTTCAAATACCCAAGCGATCAATACTGGCGTCCGACCCTCGCGCTGGTACTGCTGTTCCTAGCCATTGCGCCCGTGCTCTTTATTGACCTGCCGCGCAAGCTGCTGTTCTTTACCGGCGTCTACCCGTTCCTTGCCTTCTGGCTGATCTGGGGCGGGCCGGTTTGGGGGCCGATCTTTGCGTTGCTGGGTGTCGTGGTGGGTTATCTGGCCTACAGCCGTCTAGTGCATAAAAGCTTTGCCATGGCCTTGGCCGGTGGCGTCGTTGCTGCGGTGGTCGTCTGGTATATTGGTGGCTTCATTGGGGAGGCACTGCGCCCTGCGTCGCCGCTGCTTGAAGCGATCCCAAGCCGTGATCTGGGTGGCTTCATGCTTAACATGATGCTGGGTATCACCTGTGTGTCCCTTTCGTTGCCCATTGGCATCGCGCTGGCTTTGGGGCGTCAGTCTCACTTGCCGATTGTCAAAGGCATCTGCGTGGTCTTCATCGAATTCGTGCGGGGCGTTCCGCTGATTACGCTGCTCTTCGTGGCAAATGTGATGCTGGCCTATTTCTTCCCGCCGGGTTCAGGGGTCGATCTCTTCATCCGCGTGGTCATTATGATCACTATGTTCTCTTCGGCCTATATCGCCGAAGTGATCCGGGGTGGCCTCGCCGCACTGCCAAAGGGCCAGTATGAGGCCGCTGACAGCCTTGGCCTCGACTATGCCCAGGCGATGCGTCTGATCATCCTGCCGCAGGCGATGAAAATCTCGATCCCAGGTATCGTCAACATTGCTGTGGGCCTGTTCAAGGACACCACGCTGGTTTCGGTGATCTCGCTGTTCGATATCATCGGCATGATCCGTGGCCCGATCCTCGCCTCGACTGATTGGAACGGCGTCTACTGGGAACTCTTCATGTTCGCCTCGCTGCTGTTCTTCATCGTTTGCTACGGCATTTCACAATATTCGCAGTGGCTGGAACGCCGTCTTGCGACTGACCATCGTTAA
- a CDS encoding amino acid ABC transporter ATP-binding protein, protein MAETAQMKVSDEVAIRIENMNKWYGAFHVLRDIDLTVHRGERIVICGPSGSGKSTLIRCINALEEHQKGKIEVDGTLLSSDLKNIDKIRSEVGMCFQHFNLFPHLTILENCTLAPIWVRKTPKKEAEEVAMHFLEKVKIPDQANKYPGQLSGGQQQRVAIARSLCMRPRIMLFDEPTSALDPEMIKEVLDTMIELAEEGMTMLCVTHEMGFARQVANRVIFMDEGQIVEQNEPEAFFNNPQSPRTQLFLSQILGH, encoded by the coding sequence ATGGCTGAGACCGCACAAATGAAAGTATCCGACGAAGTCGCGATCCGAATTGAAAACATGAACAAGTGGTACGGCGCGTTCCACGTGCTGCGCGACATTGACCTCACAGTACACCGGGGCGAGCGGATCGTGATCTGCGGGCCTTCGGGCTCGGGGAAATCGACGTTGATCCGCTGTATCAACGCATTGGAAGAGCACCAGAAGGGCAAGATCGAAGTCGATGGCACGCTGCTTAGCTCGGATCTCAAGAACATCGACAAGATCCGCTCAGAGGTCGGCATGTGCTTCCAGCACTTCAACCTCTTCCCGCATCTGACGATCCTTGAAAACTGCACGCTGGCCCCAATCTGGGTTCGTAAAACACCCAAGAAGGAAGCCGAGGAAGTCGCGATGCATTTCCTTGAGAAGGTGAAGATCCCTGATCAGGCCAACAAGTACCCCGGCCAGCTTTCGGGTGGTCAGCAGCAGCGGGTGGCGATTGCCCGTTCGCTTTGCATGCGCCCGCGCATCATGCTGTTCGATGAGCCGACATCGGCCCTTGATCCTGAGATGATCAAAGAGGTGCTCGACACGATGATCGAGCTCGCGGAAGAGGGCATGACCATGCTCTGCGTGACTCACGAGATGGGCTTTGCCCGTCAGGTGGCGAACCGGGTGATCTTCATGGATGAAGGCCAGATCGTCGAGCAGAACGAGCCGGAAGCCTTCTTCAACAACCCACAGAGCCCGCGCACACAGCTGTTCCTGAGCCAGATTCTGGGTCACTGA
- a CDS encoding histidine phosphatase family protein: MRRLILMRHAKSDWSHGTSDHDRPLNPRGRGAAEALGNWLRTEGLLPDAVLCSTAARTRETCALLNLPESCAVEHLRQLYLAEPDEIIANLRQRATGDTVLLVAHNPGIAAAAALLLQQTPNQGAFDRYPSGATTVMDFDIDSWADLAPGTGTLHAFTVPKQLV, encoded by the coding sequence ATGCGCCGCCTGATCCTAATGCGACATGCGAAATCGGACTGGTCCCACGGGACCAGCGATCACGATCGCCCTCTGAACCCCCGTGGGCGTGGCGCTGCAGAAGCGCTTGGCAACTGGCTGCGGACCGAAGGGCTGCTGCCTGATGCGGTGCTCTGTTCCACGGCGGCGCGCACGCGCGAAACCTGCGCGCTTTTGAACCTGCCTGAAAGCTGCGCGGTGGAACACCTCCGCCAGCTTTACCTCGCCGAACCCGACGAGATCATAGCAAACCTGCGCCAGCGGGCGACCGGCGACACGGTGCTGCTTGTGGCGCATAACCCCGGCATTGCCGCTGCCGCAGCGCTGCTGCTGCAGCAGACGCCCAATCAGGGTGCCTTTGATCGCTATCCTTCCGGCGCGACCACAGTGATGGATTTCGACATCGACAGTTGGGCCGACCTTGCCCCCGGAACCGGGACGCTGCACGCCTTTACCGTGCCGAAACAACTGGTCTGA
- the argB gene encoding acetylglutamate kinase, with protein MRTQDMNRDWIATAQTLSQALPFLQRYADATVVIKLGGHAMGSDEAMDEFARDVALMRQVGVNPVIVHGGGPMINDMLARLNIKSEFVNGKRVTDAATMEVVEMVLSGLVNARIVQAISEQGGRAVGVSGKDSGLIVCEPEDPALGLVGNPTQVNPRILRDFADKGIIPVIAPLGMGRGGDTYNINGDTAAGAIAGALKADRLLLLTDVAGVKDGSGEVVTDLTASQINEMIADGTIAGGMIPKVQTALDALEGGVRAAVILDGRAPNACLLELFTEHGAGSIIRKG; from the coding sequence ATGAGAACGCAAGACATGAACCGCGACTGGATCGCCACCGCCCAAACCCTCAGCCAAGCTCTGCCCTTCCTGCAACGCTATGCCGATGCCACCGTGGTCATCAAGCTGGGCGGTCATGCGATGGGCAGCGATGAGGCGATGGATGAATTCGCCCGCGATGTGGCCCTGATGCGTCAAGTGGGTGTGAACCCGGTGATCGTCCATGGCGGCGGGCCGATGATCAACGACATGCTGGCGCGGCTGAACATCAAATCCGAGTTCGTGAACGGCAAACGCGTCACCGATGCCGCGACCATGGAAGTGGTCGAGATGGTGTTGTCGGGCCTCGTCAACGCGCGGATCGTTCAGGCGATTTCCGAACAGGGCGGTCGTGCCGTGGGTGTTTCGGGCAAGGACAGCGGGCTGATTGTCTGCGAGCCGGAAGATCCTGCCCTTGGGCTTGTGGGCAACCCGACCCAAGTGAACCCACGCATCCTGCGCGACTTTGCGGACAAGGGCATCATCCCCGTCATCGCACCGCTTGGCATGGGCCGGGGCGGCGACACCTATAACATCAACGGCGACACCGCTGCCGGGGCCATTGCGGGCGCGCTGAAGGCCGACCGTCTGCTGCTGCTGACGGATGTGGCCGGCGTCAAAGATGGCTCTGGCGAGGTTGTTACCGACCTGACGGCGAGCCAGATCAACGAGATGATCGCGGACGGTACCATTGCAGGCGGGATGATCCCCAAGGTTCAGACCGCGCTGGATGCGCTCGAAGGCGGCGTGCGTGCGGCGGTGATCCTTGATGGTCGTGCGCCAAATGCCTGCCTGTTGGAACTGTTCACCGAACACGGCGCGGGCAGCATCATTCGCAAAGGCTAA
- the yihA gene encoding ribosome biogenesis GTP-binding protein YihA/YsxC, with product MQVNYTIAEEPDAPSAEKGRMLFAGETTFVKGVVAMDGLPPPDRMEVCFAGRSNVGKSTLINALTGMKALARASNTPGRTQEINFFTAGEEHYLVDLPGYGYANAPLPVVEKWQRLLKQYLSGRQTLRRAFVLIDARHGVKKVDNEIMSLLDSSAVTFQVVLTKADKVKEAEREKILMQVKDALSKHPAAYPEIVVTSSEKGWGIPTLRAIIATLE from the coding sequence ATGCAAGTGAACTACACCATCGCCGAGGAGCCGGACGCGCCGAGCGCGGAAAAGGGCCGGATGCTTTTTGCGGGCGAGACGACATTCGTCAAAGGCGTGGTGGCGATGGACGGGCTGCCGCCCCCTGACCGGATGGAGGTCTGCTTTGCGGGCCGCTCCAACGTCGGGAAATCAACGTTGATCAACGCGCTCACGGGCATGAAAGCCCTAGCGCGAGCCTCGAACACTCCGGGCCGTACGCAAGAGATTAACTTCTTCACGGCAGGTGAAGAACACTACCTTGTCGACCTTCCGGGCTATGGCTACGCCAATGCGCCTTTGCCGGTGGTCGAAAAGTGGCAGCGTCTGCTCAAGCAATACCTCTCGGGACGCCAGACCCTGCGCCGCGCCTTCGTGCTGATCGATGCGCGTCATGGGGTAAAGAAGGTCGACAATGAGATCATGTCCCTGCTCGACAGCTCTGCCGTGACCTTCCAAGTGGTGCTGACCAAGGCAGACAAGGTGAAAGAAGCCGAGCGCGAGAAAATCCTGATGCAAGTAAAAGACGCGCTGAGCAAACACCCCGCCGCCTATCCCGAGATTGTCGTGACGTCTTCGGAAAAGGGCTGGGGCATCCCTACCCTGCGTGCCATCATCGCCACGCTGGAATAA
- a CDS encoding MOSC domain-containing protein has protein sequence MQVTALNRHPLKAHGRETVERVTLRAGQSMPYDRLWAVAHDSSKAVPGDWARCLNFTRGASSPQLQAITARLDEATEVLTLRHPERGEITFHPDRDKAQFLDWVRPLVAEGRAAPVDILRLDGRGYTDSAEPTLSLNSLASHRAVEELAETPLQTARWRGNIWFDGAAPWDEFEWVGRDMKIGGARLHVSKRITRCLATTVNTDTGAGDVDTLAALDQLGHRDFGVTLTVILGGEIALGDELELI, from the coding sequence ATGCAGGTCACCGCGCTCAACCGGCATCCGCTCAAGGCCCATGGCCGCGAGACGGTTGAGCGCGTGACCCTGCGCGCCGGGCAATCCATGCCCTATGATCGGCTCTGGGCTGTGGCGCATGACTCTTCCAAAGCCGTGCCCGGAGACTGGGCGCGGTGTTTGAATTTTACGCGGGGCGCGTCGTCGCCACAGTTGCAGGCGATCACGGCTAGGCTGGATGAGGCGACCGAGGTGCTCACGCTGCGGCATCCAGAACGTGGCGAAATCACCTTTCACCCTGACCGTGACAAGGCGCAGTTCCTTGACTGGGTGCGCCCGCTGGTGGCCGAAGGCCGTGCCGCGCCGGTGGATATCCTGCGGCTGGACGGGCGCGGATACACAGACAGTGCGGAGCCCACGCTGTCGCTCAACAGCCTCGCCTCCCATCGCGCGGTCGAAGAACTGGCCGAGACCCCGCTGCAAACCGCCCGTTGGCGCGGCAACATCTGGTTTGACGGTGCTGCCCCTTGGGATGAATTCGAATGGGTCGGGCGCGATATGAAAATCGGTGGCGCACGGCTCCATGTGTCCAAACGCATCACCCGCTGCCTTGCCACCACCGTAAACACCGACACCGGCGCGGGCGACGTAGATACGCTCGCTGCACTCGACCAATTGGGTCACCGGGATTTCGGTGTTACCCTAACCGTCATCTTGGGCGGAGAGATCGCCCTAGGCGACGAACTGGAGCTAATTTGA
- the yidC gene encoding membrane protein insertase YidC has protein sequence MDEQNKNLILATALSFAVILVWFLLFPPPEADPALEPNVEMSQTADGTSVPASPADTAAAPGTDEGEGAAPEGRRAALADAPRVTIATDKVSGSISLMGGRIDDLKLNDYQTTLDEDAEVVTLLSPEGSSDAYYALHGWAAGSGLAPDAVPGVDTLWTLSEGETLGVDSPVTLSWDNGASQVFTRTISIDDEYMFDITQSVTNNGEGAVNLAPFGMIAQHGLPEDLKSFFILHEGAVAMANGELSEVDWDDIAEADVNSTWGRPAVVTEGVTEGWVGFTDHYWQAVLIPDAGETFEQALTYDPRADTYRAFTRQPTRSVAAGESVSTSSKFFAGAKEWETLQDYQSAGVAKFIDSIDWGWFFFLTKPIFWLLHNLNQLIGNMGVAIIGLTLLIKALLFPLAYKSYVSMARMKELQPEMEKLKKDAGDDRQKMQQGMMELYKKNKVNPAAGCLPILLQIPIFFSLYKVIFVTIELRHAPFFGPFQDLSAPDPTSIMNLWGLLPYAAPEPGSMLALIFIGILPLLLGISMYLQQKLNPAPTDPTQQMIFAWMPWVFMFMLGGFASGLVVYWIANNTITFTQQYLIMRSQGYKPDLWGNIAGGFKRTPKSASANADAKPKSGKSKK, from the coding sequence ATGGACGAACAGAACAAGAATCTCATCCTTGCCACGGCGCTCAGCTTTGCCGTCATCCTCGTGTGGTTCCTCTTGTTCCCGCCCCCCGAAGCTGATCCGGCCCTAGAGCCCAACGTCGAAATGAGCCAAACCGCAGACGGCACTTCCGTCCCTGCCTCCCCTGCTGATACCGCTGCGGCGCCCGGCACCGACGAAGGCGAAGGAGCCGCCCCCGAAGGCCGCCGCGCGGCTTTGGCAGACGCACCTCGCGTGACCATCGCAACGGACAAGGTCAGCGGCTCCATCTCGCTCATGGGTGGTCGGATCGACGATCTGAAACTGAATGACTATCAGACCACGCTTGATGAGGATGCCGAAGTTGTCACGCTGCTATCCCCCGAAGGGTCGAGCGACGCCTACTACGCGCTGCACGGCTGGGCCGCAGGCTCGGGCCTGGCACCCGATGCCGTGCCCGGCGTCGATACGCTCTGGACCCTGAGCGAAGGTGAGACGCTGGGCGTCGACAGCCCCGTGACCCTGTCCTGGGACAACGGTGCCAGTCAGGTCTTTACGCGGACCATTTCTATCGATGACGAATATATGTTCGACATTACCCAGAGCGTCACCAACAATGGCGAAGGTGCCGTGAACCTTGCCCCCTTCGGCATGATCGCTCAGCACGGGCTGCCCGAAGACCTGAAAAGCTTTTTCATCCTGCATGAAGGTGCCGTGGCCATGGCCAATGGCGAGCTTTCGGAGGTCGATTGGGACGATATCGCCGAAGCCGACGTGAACAGCACTTGGGGCCGTCCCGCCGTGGTTACCGAAGGTGTCACCGAGGGCTGGGTCGGCTTTACCGATCACTACTGGCAGGCGGTGCTGATCCCCGACGCGGGCGAGACCTTTGAACAGGCGCTTACCTATGACCCGCGCGCCGACACCTACCGCGCCTTCACCCGCCAACCGACCCGCTCGGTTGCGGCGGGCGAAAGCGTAAGCACATCCAGCAAGTTCTTCGCAGGCGCGAAGGAATGGGAAACACTGCAGGATTACCAATCCGCCGGTGTCGCCAAATTCATCGACAGCATCGACTGGGGTTGGTTCTTTTTCCTGACCAAGCCGATCTTCTGGCTCCTGCACAACCTTAACCAGCTTATCGGCAATATGGGCGTTGCCATCATCGGCCTGACCCTGCTGATCAAGGCGCTGCTCTTCCCGCTGGCCTATAAATCCTACGTTTCCATGGCGCGGATGAAGGAACTTCAGCCCGAAATGGAAAAGCTGAAGAAAGACGCAGGCGACGACCGTCAGAAGATGCAGCAGGGCATGATGGAGCTCTATAAGAAGAACAAGGTGAACCCCGCCGCAGGCTGTCTGCCGATCCTTCTGCAGATTCCGATCTTCTTCTCGCTCTACAAGGTGATCTTTGTCACGATCGAGCTGCGCCACGCGCCCTTCTTTGGCCCTTTCCAAGACCTCAGCGCGCCGGACCCGACTTCGATCATGAACCTTTGGGGCTTGCTGCCCTACGCCGCGCCCGAGCCCGGCTCGATGCTGGCGCTGATCTTCATCGGTATTCTGCCGCTGCTGCTCGGTATCTCCATGTACCTGCAACAAAAGCTGAACCCGGCGCCCACCGATCCGACCCAGCAGATGATCTTTGCTTGGATGCCTTGGGTCTTCATGTTCATGCTCGGCGGCTTTGCCTCCGGCCTCGTGGTCTACTGGATCGCGAACAACACGATCACCTTCACGCAGCAGTATCTGATCATGCGCAGCCAAGGCTATAAGCCGGACCTCTGGGGCAATATCGCGGGCGGTTTCAAACGCACACCCAAGAGCGCTTCGGCGAATGCAGACGCGAAGCCCAAATCGGGCAAGTCGAAAAAGTGA